The nucleotide sequence TGTTAATTAATTGTTTTAATTATTTATTATTTAGATATTATTATTTTTACATTATTTTTTTAATTAATTTTAATTAAATCAATTAAATCTAATTACATTTAATTGAACCTAATTAAATTTTAAAATAAATCTAAACTTTTATTTTTATTTTCTATTAAATTTATATAAATTGATTTTTATTATATTCTTTAAAAATTGACTTATAATCTTAATCTTTCATGTTTTTTTTATGAAAAACATTAACTTTATATACTATTTAAGACCAATTTATTATATCATATGAATTTTACTAAATAAGGAAAATAGCTAATAATTAGTTATAGATTTCTTATATTTTTTATAGGATATAATTAAAACCTATTCATAATGGTTAATTTTAAAAATAATCAATTTTAAGTTTATAAACGTGATATTATGGCAAGAACAAAAAAAGTGGGAATTACAGGAAGATTTGGAGCAAGATACGGAAGAAAAGCTAAAAGAACTGTAAAATCCATTGAAGAAAACATGAAAAAGAAGCATGTTTGTCCTAAATGTGATAGACCTGCTGTTAAGAGGATGGCTGCTGGAATTTGGAAATGTAGCAAGTGTGGTGTAGTTTTTACAGGAGGGGCATATGTTCCTGAAACTCCAATGGTCAAAACAGCTAATAGAAATATTAAAAGAGTTGTTGGAGGGGACTAATTGTATAAATGTTCTGAATGTGGAACTGAAATCGATCCAAAAAGCTATATGGAAAATAAATGTCCTAAATGCAGATATAGGATTCTTTTTAAAAAGGTTCCAGCTGTTAAAAGAAATATTAAAGCAAGATAATTTTATAGCTATTGATATTTTTTAGCTATTTTTATTTAATTTTCTTTTATTTTATAAATAGAATATATTTTCTAATTATTAATTAGTTAGATTATTTTCAATTTAACTTTTTTAGAAATTTTTAATTTGTTATATTTTAATTTGTTATATTTAATTAGTTATAATTAGAAATCATCTATCTGTGACTTTTTATTTTTATATTTAATATTTTATTAAAGATTATAATGATATATTAAATTTTTTGATAATCTATAATGATTTATTTGTATTTATTTAGTATTTGTTTAGTATTTATATTTAATAATTTGATTTTCATCTTTTATATAATGTTTATGTGGTTTTTATATGCTAATTTCAACTTCAAGGAAACCTTCATCTAAAACTCGTGCTTTTTGTAAGAATTTATCTCATGCTCTTGATTGTCAATATATTAATCGTGGAAAAATGAGCCTGAGAGAGCTACAACTTAAATCTGCAAAATTGGGCTCTGATTTTGTTGTTCTAGTATATGAAATGAAAGGAAACCCAAGTAAAATCACATTTCTTTCTAATGATGGTGATGAGTTATTAGTAATTATGGGTTCAGTAAATACAACTAATCAGCGTTTAAATATAAAAACTGATGAAATTACTTTTAAATCTGATTTGCCGGAATTCAATATTCTTAAAGATATATTTCCTATCAATAATGATATTAGTTTAAATCATAAATCTAGTCCTAAAGAAAATTTTATTCATGTTGAAAAAATAGAAAAAGAGTATAGTGAAGATATTGAAGAATATGAGAAAAAAATAGCTATTATTCACTTTTATAATAAGTTTGGCAAAGATACTGGGCTTAAAATTAATGTTAGAAAAGTTTTAGCTGATTAATTCTATTGTTTATAGGAGGTATTATTATTTTTAATACTAATACAAATACAAATTCTAATGGTTTTTACAATGCTTTAAATTCTGTTAAAAGTAAAATAATCATTGATCTTGAAGATCAAAAATTAGCTAAAATAGTTCATGAATCTGTTTTATTAGAATTTAAAAACTCTCCTGATTATAGATCCCATATGACTCTTGAATTATATGGGTCTGAACTTATTGTAGAGATTGAATCTGAAGATTCAACTTCTTTTAGAGCTTCTATAAATTCAGCTATTAAATGGATCATGTTATCTGTTGAAATAGCTGATTTAGCGTAATAATTATTATATTAATAAAAAAATATTAAAAAGAAATTATTTTTTATCAGATAATTTAAGTAGATATTGAAGTAGATAATAATAAATACTATAAAAAATATATTTTTGTTAATATAATTCTTATATATTTATTTAGAAATTTATAATACAATTAAAAAATATTTTATAGGATTATTCTTTAAAATATATTCTTTAGATTTATAAAAATAAAAAAATTATTAAATAATATTAATTTTAAATAATATTATAAAAAATTTATCAAAATGGTGAAAATATGGAAGTACCTCAAAATATACAACATCAATTAAATCAATTTCAACAATTACAACAACAAGCTCAAGCTGTAACTGTACAAAAACAAAATGTAGATATTCAAATTCAAGAAACTGAAAGTGCTCTTGAAGAATTGAAAAAAACTGATGAAAATACAGAAGTATTTAAAACAGCTGGAAATTTACTTATAAAAGTTAATAGGAATGAGATTAATGAAGAGCTTGAAGAAAAACTCGAAACTCTTAAACTAAGAGAAAAAACAATGGCTCGTCAAGAAGAAAGAGTCATGAAGAAACTTCAAGAAATGCAATCTTCTATCCAAGAATCTATGCAAAATCAAGCTCAATAAGTACTTGTAGTATTTATTGACAATTTTTCTATTTTGCTTTAATTAAGTTTTGTATTATCTTAAATTATTATTAAATTTTTATTTAATTTTAATTTAGTTAATCTTTTGTTTAATTCATATTTAATTTTATTTAATTAGTAGTTAATTATTATTTAATTATTATCTCATTTTATATAATTTTATATAATTTTTATTAATTTAATTTTAATTTAATTTTAATTTGGGTGTTTTATTTTGAACAAACTTAAAAAATTAACTCAAGAAGACTTAGATACTATTTCGGAATATTTTTCAGATATTGCTAATGATATTATTTTAGCTAAAGTTCCATCAAAAGAAGTATTAGATTTAGATTTGCAAATTAATGCGACTTATGATGATGAAGAACTTGATGTTAATATTGATGTTGATATAGCTCTTGATGAACTTTCAAATATTAAAAATGATGATATTGAATTAGCTATTGAAGAAGCTTATACTAAATTAGATGAGTTTATTGATGAAAATTATAGAGAATAATTCTATTTCTATCTCTTTTATATCTAGTTTTTTATATAATTATTTTTATTATAATATTTATCCTTATTTTCTTTTATTTTTTATTCCTTTTTTTATATTATCCATATTTTTAGTCTTTTTAGTTCTTTATATTCTTTATATTTTTTTATTATCTGGTTATATGTCTTTATTATTTCTTTTTTCTTTTTATTTATCATTATTTAATTTTTAAATTAGTATGTTTTAAATTCAACTTTATTTTATAATTATCAATTTTACTTTATAAAATTTCAAGTAAACTTTAAATACTATGAAGTTAATAATATATATGAGGGTCCACTCCTTAGTTTATCCTTAAAGAACTAATTAATTATATATTAGATTGGGTATTTTTTACCCTATCTTATATTAATTAAATTTATTTTTTTAGATTTAATTATATTTTCTTCTCTATGGGCTTTATATTGAATTTCTTGCATTTTTTAATAAAATATTTTTTTTATGATATTTATAATATAATATCTGAATTTTTTTATTATTTTTTATTAAATCTATTTTCTATTGAATCTAAAATTTTTTATACTAGAACTTAGAAAGTTATATTGTTATATAATTGATCATGTCTCATATAAAGTAAATAATATAATGTATGACTGTTAAATTTTATTTATAATTTTGATTTTAATAATTTTGTGATAAGATGAAAAGATCTACTTTAATTACAATCATTATAGCTCTTATTCTAATTTTTGGAGCCTATTTGTGGGGAATGTCACAAATTAGCCTGGTTGAACCAGTTGGAAGACTTACTATTACTAAAATAGGAAATCCAGATATGTTTCCTAATCATGGAAATGCAGAAGTTCTTGGTGAATTTGCAGCTAAGACTGGTTCTAAATGTGTTCTTGTAGTTCACTATGGTGGAGATTCTAATTATCGTCATTTTGATCAGGATAGCTTTTTATCATCTTCGGGAGAGGTTTCAGTACTTGAATTAGCATTTGTAGATCCTTCGACGTATAAAACTTATGTTGATTGGGGAGAAGCTATAAGTACATTTTTCTTTGGAATCCCTAAGGATAGATATACTTATCGTGCAGATGGAATATCTTTCCAGACTCTTGATGAAGCTTTAGCTTATGTTGATAGTGAAGCACAAAATCGTGGGCAAGAAGGTCCAATTCCTATGTTTTTCCATGGAACTGTAAGGACTGGAAGTCCTTTCACTAATCCGGGATGTGGTTTTCCACTTTATACTCAAATTACTTGGAAAGAATATGGTAGATTCGGTGCTTATTACTATATTATGAAAGGATTAGTTTGGCCATTTTTATCTAACAGATATTATCCATATGAAATTAGCCATTTATCTAGTTTACAAACATTATATAATCAAGGTAAGCTTGATTACACTAATGGTTAAGATTATTAATTCATTTTATTTGAATTTTTTAATTTAGCTTTTTAATTTAATTAATTTAATAATTTAATTTTTTAATTTTTATTTTTTTATAATATATACTAACTTAAAAGTTTAGGTAAACCTAAACATTTATATACTCGAATGTATATATTATGAATAGATTAGGTTCACCTAAATTTTTAATTATATATAATTATATGAATTTACTATAATTTCAAAATTTTATATATTAATTCAATATAATATCTAAAATTTTTATAAAATTTATATAATAAATAAATTTTTTATAATTATAAAATTTTTTTATACCTAATTATACCTAAAGATTTATATAGTAAATGTTATTAATATAAGATTGAGTTTAGGCATTCCTAAATATAGATTTTTATTTAAAATTTTATAAATATAAACTTCAATTTAGGCATACCTAAATTTTTATATTGATATTATTAATTAAAATTAGTATAATATCATAAAATTTTTATTACTATATAAATTATTAAAATGGATTCAAAGGTGAAAAAATGGAAAATAAAAAAGTTGATTCTATAAAATCTTTAAACGAATTGAAAAATGGTGAGAAAGGAACTATTATTTCTTTTTCAGATAAGGGGGATGTTGAATTAAAAAGACATCTATTAGGCATGGGATTTGTTAAAGGTTCAGAAATTACTTTGGAAAAAGTTGCACCTTTGGGAGATCCTATAAAGCTTCGATTAAAAGGATATTCAGTATGTCTTCGTAAAAATGAAGCAGAAAATATTAAAGTTCAAATTATGAATTAGTATTAAAAATTAATATTATAGTTAATATTCAAAAATAGATTATAATTAAAATTATTTTGATTTGCTTATATTACATTTACAATTATTATATTTATATTATATTTATAGTATAGATTTATAATTTTTAATTATAATTATAGTATATTTATATTTATATTTATATTTATATTTATATTTATATTTATATTTATATTTTTGATTATATTATTCATTGTAATATTTCATTGTAATATTTTATTTTAACTACTTGATTTATAATAGTGTACTAATCTTTGATTGAGATTAGCTACTTTTGATTGGCTTTAATTTAATTATTTAATTGCAACTTATTTTCTATAATTTTTGTTATTTAAGTTAAGGGTGGAAAATTGGCAGAGAATATAAATATTGGATTAGCTGGAAATCCAAATGTTGGTAAAACAACATTGTTTAATCAGTTAACTGGACTGCGTCAACACGTTGGTAATTGGCCTGGAAAAACTGTAGAAAAAGCTGAAGGTCATTTAAATTTCAAAGATGTTAGGATGGATATAATAGATCTTCCTGGAAACTATGCTTTAAGTGCTCATTCTATTGAAGAAATTGTTTCTAGAGATTTTATTGTAGATGAAAATTCTGATGTAATTGTTAATGTTGTTGATGCAACAAATTTAGAAAGAAATTTATACTTAACTACTCAGATGATGGAACTTGGTGCAAATTTAGTCATTGCTCTTAATATGAATAAATTTGCTAAAAGAAATGAACATATTATTAATGTAAAAGAATTATCTGAGTTATTGGGAGTACCTGTTGTTGAAATTGAAGCAAGAGATGATACTGGAAAAGAAGAATTATTAAATACTATTAAAAATGCAGCAAAAAATCCTATAGATAGTAGTAAAAAGTTAGTTTATGGAACTGAATTATCTGAACATCTTGAGGAACTTCAACATCTTATAGAAAAAAATAAAGAATTACTCGATGTTCCTTCTGTATGGACTGCTATTAAACTTCTTGAAAATGATGATATTATCATTGAAAAGGTTAAGTCTGCTAAAAATTTTATAGAAATATTCAATGAAGTAGAAAAACTAAAAAAACATTTTCAAGACGTTTTTGGAGAATCTACTGAAGAAGTAATAGCTAATTATAGGTATTCTTTTATTGATGGTTTGATTAAGGAATCTGTTACAAAACCAGAAATAGAAAAAACTACAATCACTGAAAAAATTGATAAGTTTGTTACTAATAGATTCTTAGGTTTACCTGTATTTCTTGCTATTATGTGGTTAATATTCCAAATTACTTTTACTATTGGGGCGCCTTTCCAAGATTTAATTGATCAAGGGTTTGGGTTGTTAGGAAATGGTGTTTTAACTGTTTTTGGTGAAAATTGGTTTTCATCTCTACTTGTTGACGGTATCATTGGTGGAGTAGGTGGAGTATTAACATTCTTACCGATTATCTTTTTGATGTTTTTAATGATTAGTATATTGGAAGATTCAGGATATCTTGCAAGAGCTGCTTTTGTAATGGATAAAATCATGCATAAACTTGTTGGTTTACATGGAAAATCATTTATACCAATGATTTTAGGATTTGGTTGTGGTGTTCCTGGAATAATGGCTACAAGAACTATGGAACATGAAAGAGATAGGCTATTAACAATGATGATTGTTCCGTTTATGTCTTGTACTGCGAGATTGCCTGTGTATGCATTGTTTGTAGCAGCATTTTTTACAGCTTATCAAGGAGAAGTTATATTTTCATTATATCTTTTAGGAATTGCTGTAGCTATTTTAGTTGCTGCAATCCTCAAACGTACTACATTTAAAGGTATGACAAGTCCTTTTGTAATGGAATTACCTTCTTATAAATTACCTTCTGTAAAAGGAGTATTGATACATACTTGGGAAAGATGTTATGGATTTATTAGAAAAGCAGGGACAATCATTCTTTTAGCGTCTGTAGTTGTATGGATACTTAGTAGTGTCCCTATTGGTGTTGATTATGGTACTCAAGAGAGTGTAATCGGTCAAGTTGGAACAGCAATATCTCCAATATTCGCTCCTCTTGGTTTTGGAGAATGGCAACCTGCTGTAGCTCTAATTTTTGGAGTTGTAGCTAAGGAGGTGGTTGTTGGAACATTTGGTTCATTGTTTGGAGTAGCTGAAGAAGGTGGAGGTATAACGGCGGCCCTGCATGGATTGTTTACTCCTTTAACAGCTTATACATTTATGGTATTTGTATTGTTATATGTTCCATGTTTTGCAGCTATCGGTACAGTAAAACAAGAAACAAACTCTTGGAGATGGCCATTATTCATGGTAGCTGTTACTACTGTAACTGCTTACACTGTATCTTTCATAATATATCAAGGAGGAACGCTTTTAGGTTTTGGATGATAAAACATCCATTCCTATCTTTATTATAAATAATATTAATTTAGATACTTTGATTAATTATTTTTATTAATTTTATTTATTTTCTTTAGTATTTATTTTAATATTTACTTTAGTATTTTCTTAGTATTTACTTTAATATTTACTTAATTATTTACTCTAATTATTTAAATGTAATTAATTAGTTATTTAATTTAATCAATTATAATTATTACATTAGTTATTTAATTTGAGTATTTATTTTTTTATTTATATTTATTTAATTTTATTAATTTTTTTAATTTTTTAATTATTTTAATTATTTATATTTATTAATAATATAATAATAATAATAATAATTGTTTAATGATTTGAGTTGATTGGTGATAAAATGCAATGTAGAATGTGTGGCTATGAATTCGATGTGGACAAAATTGGTAAAAATTGTCAAGGATGTGGGAAAAAGGAATGTCAGACCGTACATTGTCCTAATTGTGGTTATGGTAATTCTCCAGAGTATGAATCTGAATTTAAATTTATAAATTCTTTAAAAAATAAGTTAAATTTAAACAAGAATAAAGACTAATCTTTTGATTAATTAGTGAATTTGTCTTAATTTTGATTATTTATATTTACTTATGTATATAATATTAATAAACAATAATAGAAATATTTACTAAACAATAATCTAACAATACTAGTATAATTATATTTAATAATATTAATATAATTTAAATCTAATATTAATTTGTATAATTCCAAAAATAATCTTATACATAATTTAGATAATGAAATATATGATATAATTTTAAATAATCTTATATTCTTTAATAATAAAATATGTAATATAATTCTAAATATCATTACATATTATACATATCTTAATAATGAAATAATCTTAAAATAATCATTTAATAATGAATAAAAAATTATATAAATAATATATATTCGATATTATGAATTTCTTAGAAAAATTTCAATCAGTAATAATACTTTTAGCTGTAATAATTGGGATAATTTCTGCCCAAGTGCCTATAATTAACAGTACTGCTGGTTATTTCATTATACCATTTTTATTTTTAATGTTATTTGGTATCTTTTTGAATGTACCATTGAAAGATTTCAAGAAGAGTTTTTCGAATTTGAAATTTGCAAAACTTAGCTTATTTATGAATTTTATCTGGACACCTCTTTTTGCATATATTCTTGGAGCTATCTTTTTAAATCAACATGTTGATATTTGGATTGGGTTTTTAATGTTAATGGTAACTCCTTGTACTGATTGGTACCTTGTTTTCACCGATATTGCAAAAGGCAATGTTCCACTTTCAGCTTCTATTCTTCCATTAAATTTAGTCCTTCAATTGATACTATTGCCAATTTATCTTTTACTCTTTATTGGGGCTGTTGGATCATTTGATTTTGGAATGTTATTTGAAAGTATACTTTATGTTGTAATTTTACCTTTCATATTGGCTCAAATAGCTAGATTCATATTAGATAAATATGATTTTCAATTTAAAGATACATTTTTTAATTTCTTTTCTTCTACACAAATCATATTCTTAGCTTTAGCTATCTTTTCCATGTTTGCATCTCAAGGTAATCTTTTAATTCAAAATCTATGGGTTTTAGGATTATTGATTATTCCAATACTTATTTTCTTTATTATGAATTTTTTCATTGGGCAATTTGTTACAAAGTACTTTAAATTTAATTATGAAGATTCCGCAAGTTTATCTCTAACAACTCTTGCAAGAAATTCTCCAATAGCTTTGGCTATAGCTGTTACTGCATTTCCAAATCAGCCTTTAATAGCTTTAGCTCTTGTTATAGGTCCTTTAATTGAACTTCCAGTTTTAGCTATGGTTTCTCAAGTTTTACTTCTTATTAGAAAGAGAAATTTACATTCTGAAATTAGTTAAAATTGGTTAAATATATTATTAAAAAGTTATATATTATTAAATAGCATAATATTAACACTAATTATATATTAAAAATATAACTGATTAAATGGGATAAGGTGTTACAATTAACTATCAACTCAAAAATACTTTAGGAAATGTATTTCAGGTAATATTAACAATATTTTTATTTTTAATCATTGCAGATGTAATTTTATTAGTGATGGGTTCTATATTTCCTTTTCAAGCAGCTAACAGATTACCTATTTCACAATTTGACTTAATTATATCATTATTATTAATATTATTTTTAGCTGTAAATTATTTTATTTTTAGTAGTAAAAAGAAAGAATATAATATTAGAAATGTAGTTGTAATAATTTTAGCAATTATTCCATTTGAGTTTATATTTTTATCAATCTTTGGATTAGAAATGGGATTTTATCTTTCAGCTTTATTATATTTTCTTATTATTCTTCATATAATTGGATTAATTTTCACATTACGAATATTTGGATCTAGATTTATTTCTTTTTCGCGTAAAAATGGATTGGGATATGGAATAATAGCTATTACTACTATATTT is from Methanobrevibacter sp. TMH8 and encodes:
- the rpl37A gene encoding 50S ribosomal protein L37Ae, whose translation is MARTKKVGITGRFGARYGRKAKRTVKSIEENMKKKHVCPKCDRPAVKRMAAGIWKCSKCGVVFTGGAYVPETPMVKTANRNIKRVVGGD
- the feoB gene encoding ferrous iron transport protein B codes for the protein MAENINIGLAGNPNVGKTTLFNQLTGLRQHVGNWPGKTVEKAEGHLNFKDVRMDIIDLPGNYALSAHSIEEIVSRDFIVDENSDVIVNVVDATNLERNLYLTTQMMELGANLVIALNMNKFAKRNEHIINVKELSELLGVPVVEIEARDDTGKEELLNTIKNAAKNPIDSSKKLVYGTELSEHLEELQHLIEKNKELLDVPSVWTAIKLLENDDIIIEKVKSAKNFIEIFNEVEKLKKHFQDVFGESTEEVIANYRYSFIDGLIKESVTKPEIEKTTITEKIDKFVTNRFLGLPVFLAIMWLIFQITFTIGAPFQDLIDQGFGLLGNGVLTVFGENWFSSLLVDGIIGGVGGVLTFLPIIFLMFLMISILEDSGYLARAAFVMDKIMHKLVGLHGKSFIPMILGFGCGVPGIMATRTMEHERDRLLTMMIVPFMSCTARLPVYALFVAAFFTAYQGEVIFSLYLLGIAVAILVAAILKRTTFKGMTSPFVMELPSYKLPSVKGVLIHTWERCYGFIRKAGTIILLASVVVWILSSVPIGVDYGTQESVIGQVGTAISPIFAPLGFGEWQPAVALIFGVVAKEVVVGTFGSLFGVAEEGGGITAALHGLFTPLTAYTFMVFVLLYVPCFAAIGTVKQETNSWRWPLFMVAVTTVTAYTVSFIIYQGGTLLGFG
- a CDS encoding prefoldin subunit beta; protein product: MEVPQNIQHQLNQFQQLQQQAQAVTVQKQNVDIQIQETESALEELKKTDENTEVFKTAGNLLIKVNRNEINEELEEKLETLKLREKTMARQEERVMKKLQEMQSSIQESMQNQAQ
- a CDS encoding KEOPS complex subunit Pcc1 gives rise to the protein MFIGGIIIFNTNTNTNSNGFYNALNSVKSKIIIDLEDQKLAKIVHESVLLEFKNSPDYRSHMTLELYGSELIVEIESEDSTSFRASINSAIKWIMLSVEIADLA
- a CDS encoding bile acid:sodium symporter, translated to MNFLEKFQSVIILLAVIIGIISAQVPIINSTAGYFIIPFLFLMLFGIFLNVPLKDFKKSFSNLKFAKLSLFMNFIWTPLFAYILGAIFLNQHVDIWIGFLMLMVTPCTDWYLVFTDIAKGNVPLSASILPLNLVLQLILLPIYLLLFIGAVGSFDFGMLFESILYVVILPFILAQIARFILDKYDFQFKDTFFNFFSSTQIIFLALAIFSMFASQGNLLIQNLWVLGLLIIPILIFFIMNFFIGQFVTKYFKFNYEDSASLSLTTLARNSPIALAIAVTAFPNQPLIALALVIGPLIELPVLAMVSQVLLLIRKRNLHSEIS
- a CDS encoding DNA-directed RNA polymerase subunit P; the protein is MYKCSECGTEIDPKSYMENKCPKCRYRILFKKVPAVKRNIKAR
- a CDS encoding FeoA family protein; the encoded protein is MENKKVDSIKSLNELKNGEKGTIISFSDKGDVELKRHLLGMGFVKGSEITLEKVAPLGDPIKLRLKGYSVCLRKNEAENIKVQIMN
- a CDS encoding ribonucleotide-diphosphate reductase subunit beta is translated as MLISTSRKPSSKTRAFCKNLSHALDCQYINRGKMSLRELQLKSAKLGSDFVVLVYEMKGNPSKITFLSNDGDELLVIMGSVNTTNQRLNIKTDEITFKSDLPEFNILKDIFPINNDISLNHKSSPKENFIHVEKIEKEYSEDIEEYEKKIAIIHFYNKFGKDTGLKINVRKVLAD
- a CDS encoding DUF3194 domain-containing protein, giving the protein MNKLKKLTQEDLDTISEYFSDIANDIILAKVPSKEVLDLDLQINATYDDEELDVNIDVDIALDELSNIKNDDIELAIEEAYTKLDEFIDENYRE
- a CDS encoding potassium channel family protein; its protein translation is MGSIFPFQAANRLPISQFDLIISLLLILFLAVNYFIFSSKKKEYNIRNVVVIILAIIPFEFIFLSIFGLEMGFYLSALLYFLIILHIIGLIFTLRIFGSRFISFSRKNGLGYGIIAITTIFVIGTILFYIFEGPVNPNVVVFEDSIWFSLVSITTTGFGDIAPVSVGGRIVAGFLMISGVSFTAFATASVAGSIIDNLKEEKFNREKNLEEYNKNFIEKFEDNQKELAEIKEILRNLEK